One part of the Quercus lobata isolate SW786 chromosome 7, ValleyOak3.0 Primary Assembly, whole genome shotgun sequence genome encodes these proteins:
- the LOC115953116 gene encoding N-acylneuraminate-9-phosphatase translates to MALMATRTKVPLLLLHRVVKNGGAFGKVGAMRSSSTAVVESRPVGLGVLGLKDYEDYRRSLYGEITHKALLVDAAGTLLVPSQPMAQIYRTIGEKYGVKYSEDEILNRYRRAYGQPWGGSRLRYVNDARPFWQYIVSYSTGCSDSQYFEELYNYYSTNKAWHLCDPDAENVFKALRKAGVKLGVVSNFDTRLRPLMRSLNCDHWFDAVAVSAEVEAEKPNPTIFLKACDLLGVKPEDAVHVGDDRRNDIWGARDAGCDAWLWGSEVHSFKEVAQRIGVQV, encoded by the exons ATGGCTCTAATGGCGACTAGAACGAAGGTACCGCTGCTGCTGCTGCatagagttgttaaaaatggAGGGGCGTTTGGGAAAGTGGGTGCAATGCGTTCATCTTCAACGGCGGTGGTGGAGTCTAGGCCTGTTGGGTTGGGTGTGTTGGGACTGAAAGACTATGAGGATTATAGAAGGTCTTTGTATGGTGAGATCACTCACAAGGCCTTGCTGGTTGACGCTGCTGGCACTCTTCTTGTTCCTTCTCAGCCCATGGCTCAg ATATATAGGACGATTGGGGAGAAATATGGGGTGAAGTACTCAGAGGATGAGATATTGAACAGATACAGAAGGGCATATGGGCAGCCTTGGGGTGGATCCCGTCTCAG ATATGTCAATGATGCAAGGCCTTTCTGGCAATATATAGTCAGTTACTCCACTGGCTGTTCAGATTCCCAGTACTTTGAAGAACTTTACAACTACTATAGCACTAACAAG GCTTGGCACCTCTGTGATCCTGATGCTGAGAATGTATTTAAAGCTCTTAGGAAAGCAGGTGTGAAGTTGGGTGTTGTGTCAAATTTTGACACTCGGTTAAGACCTTTAATGCGATCTCTAAACTGTGACCATTGGTTTGATGCTGTGGCAGTTTCAGCTGAA GTTGAAGCAGAGAAGCCAAATCCAACAATATTTCTAAAAGCTTGTGATTTATTGGGAGTAAAGCCCGAGGATGCTGTACATGTAGGGGATGACCGTAGGAATGATATATGGGGTGCTAGAGATGCAGGCTGTGATGCTTGGCTTTGGGGAAGTGAAGTTCACTCTTTTAAGGAG GTTGCTCAGAGAATAGGGGTCCAGGTTTAA